DNA sequence from the Bradyrhizobium sp. CIAT3101 genome:
GACGAGGCCGCCGTATTCCTGCTGGTCGGCGCCACCTTCATGACGGCGGCCTATGTGCAGCAGAACCGCGGCCATATCGGCATCGAGGCCTTCGTTGGCCTGCTGTCGCCGCTGGCGAACCGAGTCAGGCTCTGGCTGGTTGATGTCGCCACGCTGCTGTTCTGTGGTTTCTTCACCTGGAAGTCGTGGACGCTGGCCCATGAGGCCTACGTCGATGGCCAGGTCTCGAACTCGATGTGGTCGCCGCCGCTCGCCATTCCCTATTCACTGATGGCGCTCGGCATGAGCCTGCTGTGCATTCAGATCCTCGTGCAGCTGGCGCTGCCGTTCGCGGGAGCCAAGCGTCCATGAGCGTTTTCGGTATCGGTATCGCTTACGGGATCGCGACGCTGCTCGTGATGTTTTCGGGCATGCCGATCGCGTTCGCGCTCGGCGCGGTCGCGGTCGTGTTCATGGGCATCTACATGCCTGCCGCGTCGCTCGATACCGTGACGCAGAATGTCTACGAGGAGATGGCCTCGATCACGCTGCTGTCGATCCCGCTTTTCATCCTGAAGGGTGCGGCGATCGGCAAATCGCGCGCCGGCCAGGATCTCTATTCGGCGCTGCATGCCTGGCTGCATCGCGTGCCCGGCGGCCTCGGCGTTGCCAACGTCTTCGCCTGCGCGCTGTTCGCGGCGATGGCGGGCTCGAGCCCAGCGACCTGTTCGGCGATCGGCTCGGCCGGCATCCCCGAGATGCGCAAGCGTGGCTATTCCGGCGGTTTTGCTGCCGGCATCATCGCCGCCGGCGGCACGCTCGGCATCCTGCTGCCGCCGTCGATCACCATGATCCTGTTTGCGGTCGCCGCGGAAAAATCGCTGGGGCGTCTGTTCCTGGCCGGCATTGGCCCCGGGCTGCTGCTGGTCTCGCTGTTCGGCGCCTATGCCGTGATCCGCTTCCGTCAGGAATATGCGGCAGCGGAGGCGGCCTACAAGAATGGCGGTCCCGAAGCTGCGATCCTGGCCCGCGACGAATACACGCTCGCCGAACGCTTCAGCGTGTTGCCACGCGTGATCCCGTTCGTGCTGCTGCTGACCGGTGTCATGGCGGCACTTTATGGCGGCTTTGCCACGCCGTCGGAGACGGCAGGCCTCGGCGGCCTTCTGGCGCTGGGCCTGATCGCGGCGATCTATGGCGTGTGGCGGCCGGACGACCTCGGCCCGATCATGAAATCGACCATCCGGGAATCGACCATGCTGATGATGATCATCGGCATGTCGCTGCTTTATTCTTACGTGATGAGCTATCTGCACATCTCGCAATCGGTCGCCGAATCCGTCGTCGCGATGCATCTGCCGCGCTGGGGGCTGCTGTTTGCGATCCTCGTCATGGTCGTCGTCCTCGGCTTCTTCCTGCCGCCGGTCTCGATCATTCTGATGACCGCGCCGATCATCCTGCCGCCCCTGCGCGCCGCGAATTTCGACATCATCTGGTTCGGCGTGGTCATGACCATCGTGATGGAGATGGGGCTGATCCATCCGCCCGTCGGCCTCAACATCTTCGTCATCCGCAACGTCGCGCCGGACATTTCACTCAGCGAGGTGATCTGGGGCACGCTGCCCTTCGTGCTGCTGATGATGGGCGCCGTACTGCTGCTGTGCCTCGTGCCGGAGATCTCGACCTGGTTGCCGGACCTGGTGATGGGGCCGGACGGAAGCCGGTAGAAGCAGAACAGGTGCCGTAGGGTGGGCAAAGGCGCACAGCGCCGTGCCCACGATCTCGTCATGATCGAAACAGGTGATGGGCACGCTACGCTTTGCCCACCCTACGGCACCTACGAACTGGCCCGCTTCTTCTTCGCATTCAGCGCCGTCGCCACCCGGCTCACCGGCGGCTTGCCCAGCACGACGCTCATCGCGTTGGTCGCCGCCAGCAGCCTCTCCATGTCGACGCCCGTTCTCACGCCCATGCCCTCGAGCATGTAGACGACGTCCTCGGTCGCGACATTGCCCGTGGCGCCCGGCGCATAGGGACAGCCGCCCAGCCCTCCGGCGGCCGCGTCGATGACGCGGACCCCCTCCTCCAGGCCGGCGTAGAGATTGGCGAGCGCCTGGCCATAGGTGTCGTGGAAATGCATCGCGAGTTTTGACGCGGGTATGTTGGCGCCGACCGCGCGCAGCATCTCCCTGGCCTTGTCAGGCGTGCCGACGCCGATGGTGTCGCCGAGCGAGATCTCGTAGCAGCCGAGATCCCAGAGCGTGCTGGCGAGATCGGCAACCGCCTTCGGCTTGATCTCGCCGTCGAAGGGACAGCCAAGCACGCAGGAGATATAGCCGCGCACCGGGATGCCGTCCGCCTTGGCGCGGACCAGCACCGGTTTGAACCGCTCGATGGACTCCGCAACCGAGCAGTTGATGTTGGCGCGCGAAAAACCTTCGGAGGCTGCGGCGAACACGGAGACCACCTTCGCGCCGGCGGCGCGCGCCGCGTCATAGCCCTTCTCGTTCGGCACCAGCACGTGGAATTCGGCGTTCTTCACATGGGCAACGCCGCGCAGCACGGCGTCGGAGCTCGCCATCTGCGGGATCGCCTTGGGCGAGACGAAGGCGCCGACCTCGACCGTATCGAGCCCGGCCGCGACCAACGCCTCGATGAAGGCGATGCGAGCCTCGACACTGACGGGCGTCTTCTCGTTCTGGAGGCCGTCGCGCGGCCCCATTTCGATGATGCGGACAGGATCGCTCATGTCACTCCTCTGAAGCCTCGACCACGGCGAGCTCGACGCCTTCCTGGACGATATCGCCGACCTTGCACTTGATCAACTTCAGCACGCCGGCATAGGGCGCGCGCAGCGTCTGCTCCATTTTCATGACTTCCAGTGTCAGGATCGGCGCGCCCTTCTCGAGCTTCGCACCCTCCTCGGCCAGCACGGCGACGACCGTGCCCGGCAACGGGGCCGCGATCTTGTCCGCACCGGTCTGCTCCTCGCTCTCGCCGCCGAACGGGTCAACCCAGTGCAGGTCGAAGCGGCCGTTGCGCGTACGCAGGTACAGCTCATGGCCGTCGATCACGGCCGCGACGGAGGATTTCACGCCGTCGAGCGTCAGGTCGAATCCGCCATCCTTCGGCGCAACCGTGAACGCCAGCTCGCGCTCGCCGATCACCAGCGTCGATGGTCCGCTGCCGTAGTTCAGATTGATCTTCTGCTCGGTCCCATGGCCGACACGGAAGGCAAAGCTGCGCTGGCGCCGGCCGACCGGCATCCAGCCGAAGGTCTGCCAGGGCGAGTTTGCCCCACCCTGCGCTACTTGCCGTTCCTCGTTGACGATCGCGGCGACCGCGGCACACAGCTCGAGCTCGCCGGGCGCCGGCGCAGCCGAGGTCAGGGCCGCCAGCTCGCGCTCGATGAATCCGGTGTCGATCGCGTTGGCCCGCACCTTTGGGTGCGTGATCAGCGCCGACAGGAACGGGATGTTGGTGACGATCCCGCGGACGTCCGACTCTTCCAGACCACGGTTGAGCCGGTCGATCGCAACATCGCGCGTCGGCGCCCACGCGATCATCTTTGCGAGCATGGCGTCGTAATACGGCGACACCGTATCGCCCTCGCGATAGCCGGCGTCGATGCGCAAGCCGCCGGTCTCCGCGGGCAACCGCCAGGTCGAGATCCTACCAACCGACGGCATGAAGTTCTTGGTCGGGTTCTCGGCATAAACACGCGCTTCGACGGCGTGGCCGTTGAGCTTGATCTCGTCCTGCTTCAGCGGCAGCGCCTCGCCGAAAGCGACGCGCAGCTGCCATTCGACGAGGTCGACCCCTGATATCAGCTCGGTCACGGGGTGCTCGACCTGGAGACGCGTGTTCATCTCGATGAAGAACACGTCCTTGCCGTCGGAGACGAACTCGATGGTCCCGGCGCCCACGTAGTTCACCGCGCCCGCCGCCTTTCGCGCGGCGGCACAGACCGTTTCGCGCTGCGCAGGATTGAGTGTCGGCGACGGCGCTTCCTCGATCACCTTCTGGTGCCGGCGCTGCAAGGTGCATTCGCGCTCGAACAGCGACAGCAGATTGCCGTGGCTGTCGCCGATGATCTGCACCTCGATATGCCTGGGATTGTCGACATATTTTTCGATCAGCATGCGGTCGTCGCCGAACGCGGCCTTGGCCTCGCGCTTGGCGCTGACGATCGCCGGCCCAAGCTCCGCCGCCGAGCGCACGATTCGCATGCCGCGGCCGCCGCCGCCGGCCGACGCCTTCACCAGGATCGGGAAACCGACCTTCTCGGCCGCCTTCGCCAGCGTCGCATCGTCCTGCGCGTCGCCGTGATAGCCGGGCACCAGCGGCACGCCGGCCTTCTCCATCAGCGCCTTGGAGCCGGACTTCGAGCCCATCGCCGTCATCATCTCGGCCGTGGGCCCGACGAAAACGAGCCCTGCATCGAGGCAGGCCTGCGCGAACTCGGCATTCTCCGACAGGAAGCCGTAGCCGGGATGCACGGCCTCGGCGCCGGTCTTGCGCGCGGCCTCGATCAGCCGCTCGACATTGAGATAGCTGTCGCGGGCCCGCGCGGGACCAAGCAGGACGGCCTCATCCGCAAGCGCGACATGCATCGCGTCGCGGTCGGCCTCGGAATAGACCGCGACCGTGCGCAGGCCCATGGCACGCGCGGTGCGGATGACGCGGCAGGCGATCTCGCCGCGGTTGGCGATCAGGAGCGTGCGAAAACGGCGGTAGAGCTTTGAGCGGTCCATCGCATCACATCCTGAACAGGCCGAATTTCGTCGGTTCGATCGGCGCGTTCGACGCCGCCGAGAGGCCGAGGCCGAGCACGAGCCGCGTGTCGGCTGGATCAAGCACGCCGTCGTCCCACAGACGCGCGGTCGCGTAATAAGGGTGCCCCTGGCTCTCATATTGCGCGCGGATCGGCTCGCGGAACTTGTCTTCCTCCTGCTTCGACCAGCTATCGCCCTTGGCCTCGATGTTGTCGCGGCGGACCTGGCTCAGCACCATCGAGGCCTGCTCGCCACCCATCACCGAGATGCGCGCGTTCGGCCACATCCAGAGGAAACGCGGCGCGTAGGCGCGGCCGCACATGCCGTAATTGCCGGCGCCGTAAGAGCCGCCGATCACCACGGTGAATTTCGGCACCGAGGCGGTCGCAACCGCCGTGACGAGCTTGGCGCCGTCGCGCGCGATGCCGCCGGCCTCGTATTTCTTGCCGACCATGAAGCCGGTGATGTTCTGCAAGAACACCAGGGGAATGCCGCGCTGGCAGCACAGCTCGATGAAATGCGCGCCCTTCAGCGAGCTTTCGCTGAAGAGAATGCCGTTGTTGGCGATGATACCGACCGGATAGCCCCAGATGTGGGCGAAACCGCATACCAGCGTGGTGCCGTAGAGCTTCTTGAACTCGTCGAACTCGGAACCGTCGACCACGCGCGCAATGATGTCGCGCACGTCAAACGGCTTGCGGCCGTCCACGGGCACCACGCCGTAGATCTCCTCGGCCGCGAACAGCGGATCGCGCGGCGGATGCATGTTCAGGTTCGGCCGCGCGGATGGCTTCAACGTGCCGACGATGCGTCGGGCAATGCCGATCGCGTGTGCATCGTTCTGGGCGTAATGATCGGTCACGCCAGACTGCCGCGAATGCACGTCGGCGCCGCCGAGTTCCTCGGCGCTCACGACCTCGCCGGTCGCGGCCTTCACCAGCGGCGGGCCGCCGAGGAAGATGGTGCCTTGGTTGCGCACGATGATGCTCTCGTCCGACATCGCCGGCACGTAGGCGCCGCCGGCCGTGCAGGAGCCCATCACGATCGCGATCTGCGGAATACCCTGGGACGACATCTGCGCCTGGTTGTAGAAGATGCGGCCGAAGTGGCGTTCGTCCGGAAAGATCTCGTCCTGCAGCGGCAGGAAGGCGCCGCCGGAATCGACCATGTAGACGCAGGGCAGATTGTTCTGCCGCGCGATGTCCTGCGCGCGCAGATGCTTCTTCACGGTCATGGGATAATAGGTGCCGCCCTTGATGGTGGCGTCGTTGGCGACGATCACGCATTCGCGTCCCGAGATACGCCCCACGCCGGTGACGATGCTCGCCGAATGCACGTCGCCGCCATAGAGGCCGTGGGCCGCGAGCGGCGACAGCTCCAGGAACGAGGTCCCGGGATCGACCAGCAGATCGACGCGCTCGCGCGCCAGCATCTTGCCGCGCGACGTGTGGCGGTTGCGCGAGGCCTCGCCGCCGCCACCGGCGACCTGGCTGAGTTTTTCGCGCAAGTCCGCGACGAGGCCGCGCATGGCCTCCGCATTGCGCGCAAAATCGGATGAGGATGGATCGATGCTGGAATGGAGCGGCATGAGGTCCCGCGTTTCTGGTGACGTAATTACGAAGGGTTTAGGTGGTTTCCGCCATCAGCTCACGGCCGATCAGCATGCGGCGCACTTCGGAGGTGCCCGCGCCGATCTCGTAGAGCTTGGCGTCGCGCCAGAGCCGGCCGACCGGAAACTCGGACGTATAGCCGACGCCGCCGAGCGCCTGGATCGCTTCGCCCGCCATCCACGTCGCCTTCTCGGCCGAATACAGGATCGCGGCCGCAGCGTCCTTGCGCAGCGTACGCGCGTGGTTGGCGCGGTCACAGGCCTTGCCCACGGCGTAGACATAGGCGCGCGTCGCCTGCCAGGTCGAATACATGTCGGCGAGCTTGCCCTGCATCAGCTGGAAATCGCCGATCGGCTGGCCGAACTGCTTTCGTTCGTGCATGTAGGGCACCACCGCGTCCATGCAGGCCGCCATGATCCCGAGCGGGCCGCCGGAGAGCACCGCGCGCTCGTAATCGAGGCCGGACATCAGAACCTTGACGCCCTCGCCCACATTGCCGAGCACGTTCTCCGCCGGCACCTCGCAATCGTCGAAGAACAGCGGATAGGTGTTGGAGCCGCGCATGCCGAGCTTGTCGAGATGCTGGCCATGGGTGAAACCCTTGAAGCCTTTCTCGATCAGGAAGGCGGTCATGCCGCGCGGGCCGGCCTCCGGATCGGTCTTGGCGTAGACCACCAGCACGTCGGCATCGCCGCCATTGGTGATCCACATCTTCGAGCCGTTGAGCACATAGCGGTCGCCGCGCTTGTCGGCGCGCAGCTTCATCGAGACGACGTCGGAGCCGGCGCCGGGCTCGGACATCGCGAGCGCGCCGACGAACTCGCCGGAGATCAGTTTCGGCAGATAGCGCTCGCGCTGCGCATCATTGCCGTTGCGGCGGATCTGGTTGACGCAGAGATTGGAGTGCGCGCCGTAAGACAAGCCAACGGCCGCCGAACCGCGCGAAATCTCCTCCATGGCGACGACATGAGCGAGATAGCCCATGTTGGAGCCGCCATATTGCTCCGGCGCGGTCATGCCGAGCAGCCCGAGGTCGCCAAACCGCTTCCAGAGGTCGGCCGGGAACAGGTTTGCTTTCTCGACCTCAGCCGCGCGCGGCGCCACCTCTGCTTCCACAAAGGCGCGCACGGTGTCGCGCAGCATGCTGATGTCTTCGCCCAGATCGAAGTCGATGCTCGGGATGTTCAAGGCGAGTCCTCCAAGATTCTTATCGGCCCCGAACCTACCCCCGCCCGGGCGCCGTGGCGGTCGAAAAGGTTGCATTTTCCGCCAAGTTTGGCGAGGATTTTCCAAAGGATCGTCCATGCCCTTTCAGCCCGCAACCGCCACGCCCCGCCGCGCCATGACCCCCGCCGCCTTCGTGCGCGGTGTGGTTGCGGCCTATGCCCGCTATGGGCGGGACCCGGCCGAGGCGTTGAGCAAGGGGCAGGTTCTCCCCGACCTCGTCAAATCCGGGGATGGGCGGGTGACGGCCGCCCAGTTCGAGGCGTTGGCTGGCCATGCCATGCGTGAGCTCGACGACGAGGCACTCGGCTGGTTCTCACGCCGGCTCCCTTTCGGCACTTACGGCATGCTGTGCCGTGCCTCGATCACCGCGCCCAATCTCGAGGTCGCGCTCAAGCGCTGGTGCCGGCATCATCGCCTGCTGACCGAGGACGTGCTGTTCGAGCTCTCGGTCGCCGAAGAGACGGCGACCGTCTCGATCCGCGAGCAGCACGAGCTCGGCGCATTGCGTGAGTTCTGCCTCGTCACCCTGCTCCGCTACGTGCTCGGCTTCTCCTGCTGGGCGATCGATTCCACGATCGCGCTGCGCGCGGCGGAATTCCCCTACGCCGAGCCCGACCATGTCTCGGTCTATCCGACCATCTTCTGCAAGACCGTCCGCTTCGGCGCGGACCGCGCCAGCATCGTCTTCGACAGGCATTATCTCTCGCTGCCGCTGACCCGCAATGCGGCCGATCTCGACAGCATGCTCAAGGGTGCGTTGCGGCTGACCGTGCTGCCCTATCGGCCCTATCGCCGCGACCGGCTCCTGGTCGAGCGTGTCCGGCGCGTGCTGCGCGAGGCGCGCGGCCGCATTCTGGGCGCGGAAGACGTCGCAAGCGAGCTCGCGCTCTCCACCCGCACCATGCATCGTCGCCTGCGCGAAGAAGCCACCTCGCTGCGCGACCTCAAGGAGGAAGCAAAGCTCGAACTCGCCAAGCAGGAGCTGATGCGCGGCCGCACCCCGATCAAGCGGATCGCGGAGATCGCCGGCTTCCGCAACGAAAAGAGCTTTTCGCGGGCTTTCCGCACCTGGACCGGTGCCAGCCCGCGCGAGTTTCGCGGCCGGTATCGCTGACGCGCGGCAGCTATCCCGCCGGCGCCGCAGCCGCGATCTCCTCCACCGGCAGCGGCACGTCCTTGGCGACACCCAGCACCGGAAAGCTGCGTACGTTCCTCACGTTCGGCATGGCGGCGAAATGCAGCAGCTGCTGGCGCATGCTCTCGACGCTCGGCGCCACGCATTTGAGGAGATAGTCGGTGTCACCCGAAATGCGCCAGCACTGCTGGATGCGCGGGATCGCTGATATCGATCCCTCGAACGCCTCCAGCACCGGCTGGGCCTGGCTGCCGAGCTGGATCGAGATGAACGACACCACCTCATAGCCGAGTAGTCGCTCGTCGATGACGGCACGCACCGCGCGGATCACGCCGCGGCTGAACAGCGATTTGAGCCGCCGCAGGCAGTTCGGCGCGGACACGCCGACGCGCAGCGCCAGCTCGTTGTTGCGAACCCGCCCGTCCTGCTGCAGCTCGGATAAGATCTTCAGATCGACGCCGTCGAGCTGGTCACGCCCCGCCATCCCCCACCCCGTCATGGTCCCGTCATGCGGACCAGCGAAGCACGCGGCGGAATGGGTGCCAAGGGCTCCCAAGGGCTCCCCGCGGAGGCGGCCGAAGCCGCCGCGCCTCAGTGCGTCCAGGGCTCGCCGCGGCGGAAGGAGAAATTGTCGGCGTAGGCGACCTGGCGGTGCAGCGATTCCTTCGGCTCGATCACCTGGTAGGCAATGCCTTTGCGCTCGCAATAGGCCACCGCCTCGTCCTTGGTGTGGAAACGCAGCGTGATCTGCTGCTTCATGTCGCCGGACGAGGTCCAGCCCATCAGCGGCTCGACCGCGCGCGGCTGCTCCGGCTCGTAATCGAGCTGCCATTCCTTGGTCTTGGACCGGCCGGATTGCATCGCGTTCTTGGCGGGCTTGAAAATGCGTGCGGTCATTGGCGGTCCGGCCTCTTCGTCTTTTCGTTCGATTTTAATGCGTCACGGTAGCGATTGGTGGAAACCGCGGGCATAGTATAGAGACACCTTTCGGGAACTGATCGGTGATTCCGGGCCCCGGGTCCCTCACCGACGGGTATAGTCATTATGCTGCACTGTGACAATTGCGTACCCGCCGACCGCCCGGGAATCCCGCCCGGCGGCCAAGCCTTGACAACATCTGCCGCGCCGACATCAGCGTATCCGTCCCCTTCGAAAGCTCCCGTCGCATGGCCTTTCTGAACATCAACGCCACGCTGCCCGAGAAGGGCCGCGACCTCAGGCTCGACCTGTTTCGCGGCATCGCCAACTGGGCGATCTTCCTCGACCACATCCCCGACAACGTCGTGAACTGGATCACGACGCGCAACTACGGCTTTTCGGACGCGGCCGACCTGTTCGTCTTCATCTCCGGCTATACGGCCTCGTTCGTCTATGCCCGCATGATGCTGGAGCGCGGCTTCATCGTCGGCGCCACCCGCCTCACCAAGCGGGTCTGGCAGCTCTACGTGGCCCACATCATCCTGTTCGTGATCTATATCGCCTCGATCAGCTATCTGGCGCTGCGCTTTGGCGATTCCGAGATGATCAACGAGTTCAACGTCGCCGGCCTCGTCGACAACGCCACCGAGACGCTGCGCCAGGGCCTGTTCCTGCGCTTCAAGCCGCTCAATCTCGACGTGCTGCCGCTCTACATCGTGCTGATGGGCCTGTTTCCGCCGGTGCTGTGGTTCATGCTGCGCAAGCCCGACCTGACGATGGTGCTCTCCATCGTCTTGTGGCTGACCGCGCGTCACTTCAGCCTGAACCTGAGCGCCTATCCGGCCGGCCAGTGGTACTTCAACCCCTATTGCTGGCAGGTGCTGTTCGTGTTCGGCGCCTGGTGTGCGATGGGCGGCGCGCGCCGCTCGGGCTGGCTGATCAACTCGCCGATCACGCTGTGGCTCTGTCTCGGCTATCTCGCGTTTGCGCTGGTGATGACCATGGCCGGCCGCTTCCCCACCTTCGGCGGCATGTTCCCGGAATGGCTGTTCTCGACGTTCAATCCGAACGACAAGACCAACCTCGCGCCCTACCGCTTCATCCACTTCGCCGTGATCGTGATCCTGGTGATCCGCTTCGTGCCGAAGGACTGGCCGGGCCTGGAGTGGAAGATCTTCGATCCGGTGATCGTCTGCGGCCAGCAATCGCTCGCCGTGTTCTGCGTCGGCGTCTTCCTGTCCTTCGTCGGCCATTTCGAGCTGTCGATGAGCTCGGGTTCGCTGTTCGCGCAGCTCTTCGTCTCCATCGCGGGCATCGCGATCATGACGACGGTCGCCTATTACATCTCGTGGTCGAAACGGCAGGACAAGCCGCTGAAACCGCCGCCGGCGAAGCCCGCGGCCGCCCCGACCGCAAAGGCCGCCTGAGACGCTTGGCTGTTGAAGCCCTGGCTGTTGAAGCTTTGGCGGCGGAAGCTCAGGCTGCCGCCTCGCCATCATATTCGGTGAACTTCTTGTAGATCCAGTCGCGCCCGTCGTGACGACGCCAGACCTTGCCGTAGACGAGCTGCCCGTTGATCGAGCGGCGCGGCACGATCACGGTCCAGAGGTGCCAGATCTCGGTCCAGTTCGACCGTTGGCGGGGTGTTTTGGAGGTGAGATCGAAAGCCATGGCAGACAACTCGTGCGAAACGAAACGCCGCGACGAATGTGACCTCGTGTGAGCCGCTGATGGCGGCGCCGTCGCGTGCCGGGACGCGTTTGATACCAGTCGTCACAACGGCCGCAACGACGGCCCGTGCTTAACCTAACCGATTAACCCTTACTTGCCGGGGACAGCCCGCGTTGCCGGTTGAAACAGGTGCCTATCTTTCCTAAGATGCATGCGCGATTTGAGAATGAGTGCGCCGTTTCCGAAACGCTCATCTGGTTGATTTCAAAACTCGGACTGAATTTTTCAAACGACTGACTGCAGGTCGATGATCATGAATTTGCAATTCGCGCATTTGCTTCTGGCGATGGTTTCATCGCCCCCGACACCGGTTGCCCGGCCCCCCCACGACAGACCGACGCGAGCTGCCAACGACAATTATCCGGTCTGGCCGCTGATCCCGTTTCCGGCGGGCTGGTACGCCTCGGGCTGAGCCCAAAAAGCGCAACGCCGCGCAAGCGGAATATTATCGCTTGGCGGCGTCCGTTTAGGCATTGGGCGCTGAAATCCCCAACACTGATATGTCTGTGGCGACGGCCAAAGGTTCGACGAAGCTTTGGTAATTTTGCGCCGGTTAAGCCGTTTTGATTCCGGAAAAAATCGCGCAGAGATGGCGGCCTGCGAATAACGAACGCCAAGCGTTCAACGTCGCGCCCGACCGTGCCTTTGGCCCCGCGGTCGATCGCGACTCACACCCCGCTGCTCGCAGCCGCGGCGGTGTTGGCGCCGGAGCTCAGGGCACCCTGCGAATTGTAGGTCTGTCCCGGCTGGTTGCCCTGGCCGGCCTGCGAGCTGGCGGGCGTTGTCTCCACCTCGGTCGTGCCATCGGAATAAGTGATCGTCGTCGTCGTCATCCCGTTCGCGGTGGTCGAGACCTCGCTGACGACCGTCTTGGACGAGCTGCCGCTGCCGCCCGATCCGGAGCTGCCGCCGGCCGACTGCGAGGACGAGGTCGACGAAGTCGCTGAGGTCGATGACGTCGACGACGTGGATGATGTTGCCGAGGTGGACGACGTCGACGACGTCGACGATTTCGACGAGGACGACGTTGCGGCGCTCGAGGGGGTTGCCGTCACTGCGGCGGCGGAAGAAGCGATTGCACTGATCGACATGAAGACCTCGCCTGAAGGGACCTGCGGGCGCAGCATCGATTGCGGGCCCTGTTCTCCCCTTCAACGCGGGGAAGGCGCGAAGCAGGCGCACCAAGCGCGAAAAAAGCGCCGACGCTTCTGCATCTCCGCGCCTCAGACAGCAACCAATCGCCGCGCCACGAGTTGCAGGTGCTTCCCTCCTGTCCGGATGGCTCGCGACCAGCCCGCTGTCGGCTCCCGCTCGCCATGAATGGACAGTCATCCCGTCTCACGTCCGTGTGAGTTGGAGCGCGGCTGGTGAATTTTCGCGAGCAAACGGAGACCAATGAACAGCAGGCCGTCGGCCAAGGGGATGCTGTGAGCCAGATTGATACGACCGAAAAACTGCCCGAGGCAGAAGAGCCCCGGGCATCGCTGTTTGCGTTGTGCGGGCTCGGGATCGCTGGGATCGTGATGGTGGGCTGGATCTGCACGCTGGGCTGGCTGGCCTGGCGCCTGGCCGACTGGCTCCTGTCCTAGGCCCGAACGGACCACCGCGATCGCGGCGGCCGCTCTCTCCCCATTCCGTCAGTAGTGATAATTCACGCCGATGGTCGCGGCATGGATCGTGTCCTTGAGATGGGCCACGGTGATGCCTTCGGTCGGACTCATGAGCTGGATCGGGCCCTTCGTGCCGAAGTCGTGGTAGTTGTATTCGACATTGGCGGACCAGCACGGCGCAAACGCCCATTCCACGCCCGCACCCAATGTCCAGCCAGTCCGCATGACGGACGCGCTCGGATCGACTGCAAGACCGGTGGCCGGACTGACATAGGCATCATCGATCTTCTCGTGAGTCCAGGCGACGCCGCCGCGCCCGTAGAACAGCCAGCCTGAGCCATAAGCGTAGCCGAACCGTGCAGTGATCGAGGCGAGAAAATCGTTCTTGAGACCGAACTGCGACGGCGCGACGAGGTTTCCAAGCGCAGGAAATCTGACATTGCTGGCGTGCTGGCTCGACAGGCTCGACCATGCGGCCCGGCCTTCTGCGCCGACAACCCAGTTGGATGCGAATTGATGGTCGCAGCCAGCCTGGCCGCCGCCGACAAAACCACCCGCGCCGAAATCCACCGTCCCACCGGCGCTGTTGATCGTGCGATCCTCGCTCGCACCGCCGC
Encoded proteins:
- a CDS encoding isovaleryl-CoA dehydrogenase — its product is MNIPSIDFDLGEDISMLRDTVRAFVEAEVAPRAAEVEKANLFPADLWKRFGDLGLLGMTAPEQYGGSNMGYLAHVVAMEEISRGSAAVGLSYGAHSNLCVNQIRRNGNDAQRERYLPKLISGEFVGALAMSEPGAGSDVVSMKLRADKRGDRYVLNGSKMWITNGGDADVLVVYAKTDPEAGPRGMTAFLIEKGFKGFTHGQHLDKLGMRGSNTYPLFFDDCEVPAENVLGNVGEGVKVLMSGLDYERAVLSGGPLGIMAACMDAVVPYMHERKQFGQPIGDFQLMQGKLADMYSTWQATRAYVYAVGKACDRANHARTLRKDAAAAILYSAEKATWMAGEAIQALGGVGYTSEFPVGRLWRDAKLYEIGAGTSEVRRMLIGRELMAETT
- a CDS encoding AraC family transcriptional regulator gives rise to the protein MPFQPATATPRRAMTPAAFVRGVVAAYARYGRDPAEALSKGQVLPDLVKSGDGRVTAAQFEALAGHAMRELDDEALGWFSRRLPFGTYGMLCRASITAPNLEVALKRWCRHHRLLTEDVLFELSVAEETATVSIREQHELGALREFCLVTLLRYVLGFSCWAIDSTIALRAAEFPYAEPDHVSVYPTIFCKTVRFGADRASIVFDRHYLSLPLTRNAADLDSMLKGALRLTVLPYRPYRRDRLLVERVRRVLREARGRILGAEDVASELALSTRTMHRRLREEATSLRDLKEEAKLELAKQELMRGRTPIKRIAEIAGFRNEKSFSRAFRTWTGASPREFRGRYR
- a CDS encoding Lrp/AsnC family transcriptional regulator; the encoded protein is MAGRDQLDGVDLKILSELQQDGRVRNNELALRVGVSAPNCLRRLKSLFSRGVIRAVRAVIDERLLGYEVVSFISIQLGSQAQPVLEAFEGSISAIPRIQQCWRISGDTDYLLKCVAPSVESMRQQLLHFAAMPNVRNVRSFPVLGVAKDVPLPVEEIAAAAPAG
- a CDS encoding ETC complex I subunit — its product is MTARIFKPAKNAMQSGRSKTKEWQLDYEPEQPRAVEPLMGWTSSGDMKQQITLRFHTKDEAVAYCERKGIAYQVIEPKESLHRQVAYADNFSFRRGEPWTH
- a CDS encoding OpgC domain-containing protein, whose product is MAFLNINATLPEKGRDLRLDLFRGIANWAIFLDHIPDNVVNWITTRNYGFSDAADLFVFISGYTASFVYARMMLERGFIVGATRLTKRVWQLYVAHIILFVIYIASISYLALRFGDSEMINEFNVAGLVDNATETLRQGLFLRFKPLNLDVLPLYIVLMGLFPPVLWFMLRKPDLTMVLSIVLWLTARHFSLNLSAYPAGQWYFNPYCWQVLFVFGAWCAMGGARRSGWLINSPITLWLCLGYLAFALVMTMAGRFPTFGGMFPEWLFSTFNPNDKTNLAPYRFIHFAVIVILVIRFVPKDWPGLEWKIFDPVIVCGQQSLAVFCVGVFLSFVGHFELSMSSGSLFAQLFVSIAGIAIMTTVAYYISWSKRQDKPLKPPPAKPAAAPTAKAA
- a CDS encoding RNA-binding protein, with amino-acid sequence MNFREQTETNEQQAVGQGDAVSQIDTTEKLPEAEEPRASLFALCGLGIAGIVMVGWICTLGWLAWRLADWLLS
- a CDS encoding outer membrane beta-barrel protein, with product MFRTLCGAVLLALSATTASAADYASQAPALAALTFNWTGCYIGGHLGGGASEDRTINSAGGTVDFGAGGFVGGGQAGCDHQFASNWVVGAEGRAAWSSLSSQHASNVRFPALGNLVAPSQFGLKNDFLASITARFGYAYGSGWLFYGRGGVAWTHEKIDDAYVSPATGLAVDPSASVMRTGWTLGAGVEWAFAPCWSANVEYNYHDFGTKGPIQLMSPTEGITVAHLKDTIHAATIGVNYHY